A window from Pseudomonas sp. Tri1 encodes these proteins:
- a CDS encoding Gfo/Idh/MocA family oxidoreductase translates to MSTSKTIRLGLIGAGRMGSFHGLTAARHIPGACLAAIADPTPGQAARLAAELDVQKVYTDPQQLLDDPDIDAVLIAAPARSHAELVISAARAGKGVFCEKPMAITLDEADRAIAATADARVTLQVGFNRRFARSFRTAHLDVAAGRVGTPQLLRSLTRDPALNNPAASPQWVIFLETLIHDFDTLRYLNPGAEAVEVFVMADALIAPAYKDKGFLDTAVVTIRFDNGAIATAEANFQAVYGYDVRGEVFGSAGMLTMGSVNDSDLLRYLANGVQADTQRMDTDLLRDAYVAELNHFVGCVRSGEKPLASGEDARAALAIARACIESFQRGTTVRVQGARS, encoded by the coding sequence ATGAGCACATCCAAGACCATTCGCCTTGGCCTCATCGGCGCCGGCCGCATGGGCAGTTTTCACGGCCTGACCGCCGCCCGGCACATCCCCGGTGCCTGCCTCGCCGCCATTGCCGACCCTACCCCCGGCCAAGCCGCGCGCCTGGCGGCAGAACTGGACGTGCAGAAGGTCTATACCGATCCACAGCAATTGCTTGATGACCCGGATATCGACGCCGTGCTGATTGCCGCCCCGGCACGCAGCCATGCCGAGCTGGTGATCAGTGCGGCCCGGGCCGGCAAAGGCGTGTTCTGTGAAAAACCGATGGCTATCACCCTGGACGAAGCTGACCGCGCCATCGCCGCCACTGCCGATGCACGGGTGACCCTCCAGGTCGGCTTCAACCGGCGCTTTGCCAGAAGCTTCCGCACGGCTCATCTGGACGTGGCTGCCGGCCGGGTCGGTACGCCACAACTGCTGCGCTCATTGACCCGCGACCCGGCGTTGAACAACCCGGCCGCGTCACCGCAATGGGTGATCTTCCTGGAAACTCTGATCCATGACTTCGATACCCTGCGCTACCTGAATCCGGGCGCCGAGGCGGTTGAGGTTTTTGTGATGGCCGATGCGCTCATCGCACCGGCCTACAAGGACAAAGGTTTTCTCGACACGGCGGTGGTCACGATCCGTTTCGACAATGGCGCCATCGCCACGGCCGAGGCTAATTTCCAGGCGGTCTATGGCTACGATGTCCGGGGCGAAGTGTTCGGCAGCGCGGGCATGCTGACCATGGGCAGCGTCAACGACTCTGACCTGCTGCGGTACCTGGCCAATGGGGTCCAGGCCGACACCCAGCGCATGGACACCGACTTACTGCGTGATGCCTATGTGGCCGAGCTCAACCACTTTGTCGGTTGCGTGCGCAGCGGCGAAAAACCTTTGGCCAGCGGTGAAGATGCCCGGGCGGCACTGGCCATCGCCCGCGCTTGCATCGAGTCCTTCCAACGGGGCACAACGGTGCGCGTGCAAGGAGCCCGTTCATGA
- a CDS encoding sigma 54-interacting transcriptional regulator: MNEQPAALSEEDRDYLTTLGPASLNEGPSTVLDEAWRACLQGAIDRPVGVRRVIWQSWLRSVNAGLDPEDGEYRFVAPADLTETLTANRVLIAAAAQVMRGLLAYNPRGHINLTDAEGTTLHFCGLDLTPIGSRLLESVQGTNCTGLAIVEDRLVYVLAEENFGVGLRQRRMHCTAAPIRDAQGRTLGMLTLTAEPGWFHFHTLGTVQAAAEAVSRQMALQALLQEQQTVLEVLNEGLVVLDEQGCIKALNHYARQLFRVGHDLLGKPFKSLGQSELTEAVLLASGEGVRDLDCTFELHDRSHLACLVSVCPLEQGGRIVSLRENRRIREITRRIIGTQASYTFETIQGRSQAIQDAMHLARIASRSDSTTLILGESGTGKELFAQAIHNASDRCGGPFVAVNCGAIPRDLVQSELFGHVEGAFTGSARGGSAGKFELADGGTIFLDEIGDMSFDAQVSLLRVLQEGEVTRVGAKKSLRVNVRIIAATHRNLSQAVAEGAFREDLYYRLNVLNLTVPPLRMRREDVPLLARHFLARCARSLRKTMHDLSPAALDILSAYHWPGNVRELENVIERATNLAMSELIQPNDLALEIRQRGRPSTWGSTPEPRMAPDLGTHEMNAIIAALTETRGNIRLAAQRLNVSRGGLYNKMSRFGLKIDAFRA; encoded by the coding sequence ATGAATGAGCAACCGGCGGCATTGAGCGAAGAAGACCGCGATTACCTCACCACGCTCGGCCCTGCGTCGTTGAACGAAGGGCCAAGCACCGTGCTGGATGAGGCTTGGCGAGCGTGCTTGCAGGGGGCTATCGATCGCCCTGTCGGAGTCAGGCGGGTGATTTGGCAGTCCTGGTTGCGCAGCGTCAATGCCGGCCTCGATCCGGAAGATGGCGAATACCGTTTTGTCGCTCCCGCCGACCTGACCGAGACACTGACCGCCAACCGGGTGCTGATCGCCGCTGCGGCGCAAGTCATGCGCGGATTGCTCGCCTATAACCCCCGGGGCCATATCAACCTGACCGATGCCGAAGGCACGACTTTGCATTTCTGTGGCCTGGATCTCACACCCATAGGCAGTCGACTGCTGGAGTCGGTACAAGGCACCAATTGCACCGGGCTGGCGATTGTCGAAGACCGTTTGGTCTATGTGCTGGCCGAGGAGAACTTCGGGGTTGGCCTGCGCCAACGCCGCATGCATTGCACCGCCGCGCCAATCCGCGATGCCCAGGGCCGGACGCTGGGTATGTTGACCCTGACGGCGGAGCCAGGCTGGTTTCATTTCCATACGCTGGGCACTGTCCAGGCCGCGGCCGAGGCGGTCTCAAGGCAGATGGCGTTGCAAGCCTTGCTGCAAGAGCAGCAAACAGTCCTCGAGGTGCTCAACGAGGGCTTGGTGGTATTGGATGAACAGGGCTGCATCAAGGCGCTCAACCATTACGCCCGACAATTGTTCCGCGTGGGCCATGACCTGCTCGGCAAGCCGTTCAAGAGCCTGGGGCAGAGCGAATTGACCGAGGCCGTCCTGCTTGCCAGCGGGGAGGGCGTGCGGGACCTGGATTGCACCTTTGAACTGCACGACCGCAGCCATCTGGCGTGCCTGGTGTCGGTCTGCCCGCTGGAGCAGGGCGGGCGGATTGTGTCGTTGCGCGAGAACCGCCGCATCCGGGAAATCACCCGGCGGATCATTGGCACCCAGGCCAGCTACACCTTCGAAACCATCCAGGGCCGCTCACAGGCGATTCAGGATGCAATGCACCTGGCCCGGATTGCCAGTCGCAGTGATTCGACCACGCTGATCCTCGGCGAGAGCGGCACGGGCAAGGAACTGTTCGCCCAGGCCATCCACAATGCCAGCGACCGTTGTGGTGGTCCTTTTGTAGCGGTCAATTGCGGGGCCATTCCCCGTGATCTGGTACAGAGCGAACTGTTCGGTCATGTCGAAGGCGCTTTCACCGGATCGGCTCGCGGTGGCTCGGCAGGCAAGTTCGAATTGGCCGATGGCGGGACGATCTTCCTCGACGAAATCGGTGATATGTCTTTCGATGCACAGGTCAGCTTGCTGCGTGTCCTGCAGGAGGGCGAGGTGACACGAGTGGGGGCGAAGAAATCGCTGCGGGTCAACGTTCGTATCATCGCCGCCACTCACCGCAATCTGAGTCAGGCGGTGGCCGAGGGGGCCTTTCGTGAGGATCTTTACTACCGACTCAACGTGCTGAACCTGACGGTGCCGCCCCTGCGGATGCGTCGCGAGGACGTGCCATTGCTGGCGCGGCATTTTCTCGCACGTTGTGCCCGGTCGCTCCGTAAGACCATGCATGACCTTTCCCCGGCGGCGTTGGATATCCTTAGCGCTTATCACTGGCCGGGTAACGTTCGCGAGCTGGAAAACGTCATTGAGCGGGCGACCAACCTGGCGATGAGCGAACTGATCCAACCGAACGATCTTGCGCTGGAGATCAGGCAACGAGGGCGACCCTCGACGTGGGGAAGTACCCCTGAGCCTCGGATGGCCCCCGACCTCGGCACCCATGAAATGAATGCAATCATCGCCGCCCTCACCGAAACCCGCGGAAACATCCGTCTGGCAGCTCAGCGGTTGAATGTGTCGCGTGGCGGGCTGTACAACAAAATGAGTCGGTTTGGACTCAAGATTGATGCGTTCCGTGCTTAG
- a CDS encoding aliphatic sulfonate ABC transporter substrate-binding protein produces MSKLIKHSGALLRRPALASLVAVLVLSTLALPAQARETLRIGYQKSSTLITLLKTQGKLDKALAEANIDVSWHEFPSGLPLLEALNVGNVDVSADVADTVPIFAQAAQARLTYFAQEAPSPSAQAIVVRQDSPLRQLADLKGKKVAVTKAAGAHYLLIAALDKAGLKFSDIQPAYLSPADGRAAFENQKVDAWVTWEPFLSGVQRQLPTRTLADGSGLASYKRYYLTGTAYAKAHPEVLKLVYEQLQEAGTWVKNHPRDAAQVLGPLWGNLDVETVEAANTHRSYQVQPVTADQLSEQQKIANAFFAAGLLPNAVNAQDVEIWRP; encoded by the coding sequence ATGTCAAAACTCATCAAGCATTCTGGGGCGTTATTGCGCCGCCCGGCCCTGGCAAGCCTGGTCGCGGTGCTGGTCTTGTCGACTCTCGCCCTGCCGGCCCAGGCACGAGAAACCCTGCGTATCGGCTATCAGAAATCATCGACCCTGATCACGCTGCTGAAAACCCAAGGCAAGCTGGACAAAGCCCTCGCCGAGGCGAATATCGACGTGAGCTGGCACGAGTTCCCCAGTGGCCTGCCACTGCTGGAGGCGTTGAATGTCGGCAATGTCGATGTCAGCGCCGATGTGGCCGATACCGTGCCGATCTTTGCCCAGGCCGCCCAGGCCAGGCTGACTTACTTTGCCCAAGAAGCCCCCTCACCTTCAGCCCAAGCCATCGTCGTGCGCCAGGATTCGCCGTTGCGGCAGTTGGCGGACTTGAAAGGCAAGAAAGTCGCCGTCACCAAGGCGGCCGGCGCCCATTATTTGCTGATCGCGGCCCTGGACAAGGCCGGCCTGAAGTTCTCCGATATACAACCGGCGTACCTGTCCCCCGCCGATGGCCGGGCGGCGTTCGAAAATCAGAAGGTTGACGCCTGGGTCACCTGGGAACCCTTCCTCAGCGGCGTGCAGCGTCAACTGCCAACGCGGACCCTGGCCGACGGCAGCGGCCTGGCCAGCTACAAGCGCTACTACCTGACCGGCACTGCTTACGCAAAAGCACATCCTGAGGTGCTCAAACTCGTTTACGAGCAACTGCAGGAAGCCGGGACCTGGGTCAAGAACCATCCTCGAGACGCGGCCCAGGTCCTGGGGCCGTTGTGGGGCAACCTCGACGTGGAGACAGTCGAGGCCGCCAACACCCATCGCAGTTATCAGGTACAGCCGGTGACAGCCGATCAGTTGAGCGAACAGCAGAAAATTGCCAACGCCTTTTTTGCCGCAGGTTTGCTACCCAACGCGGTAAATGCCCAGGATGTCGAAATCTGGAGGCCGTGA